A DNA window from Ostrea edulis chromosome 5, xbOstEdul1.1, whole genome shotgun sequence contains the following coding sequences:
- the LOC125650326 gene encoding proton-coupled folate transporter-like translates to MESQRRETEEGYLRKFIPLCVVEFFFFFAYVMGLYIATEYGHDKFRATLFPNQTKLNTTDNSLCNTDTTSEEYKDEQKVQKIVSEWSVYISLAQGIPLLFSSLVFSPLSDSIGRKMFLFIGGAGVCVKEILMTLAIAYNWNVYLFIPFTFIEGCCGSWVALLAVTFSMMSDISSGQSRSFLIAAISFVLGVGFSVGSFVPGYTISAFGYTYSMAIACGICFVSVIGICLVPETLAPTSHSTLQFRFLDYFKEIIQFYIKKDDSSGDSKRWKYIISLSAFCFVMLGRLGSSAFELLYLIDSPFCFNPIKISVFQTLKSVLSEVVILIGIKLLQKWFRDETIALIGTISSVAFYILFGTAPSEYYLYIASVVGSFGMSSIPMIRAVMSKMTPVDKQGTLFGSIAIVENICNLSGAVLGGAIYSTTVSFYRGMAYLILAGFLGIAFVLLLILVVFGHEWRQRDNYQRIPETSRRKTCDDEIYSVF, encoded by the exons ATGGAATCTCAACGACGAGAAACAGAAGAAGGATATCTCAGGAAGTTTATTCCGCTGTGTGTTGTggaatttttcttcttttttgcaTATGTAATGGGACTTTATATAGCAACAGAGTACGGCCACGATAAATTTCGTGCTACCCTGTTTCCAAACCAAACTAAACTTAACACCACCGACAATTCGCTTTGCAATACGGATACCACCTCCGAGGAATACAAGGACGAACAAAAAGTGCAGAAAATTGTGTCAGAATGGAGCGTTTACATCTCCCTGGCCCAGGGAATTCCCCTTCTCTTCTCTTCTCTTGTGTTCTCTCCTCTAAGTGATTCTATTGGTCGCAAGATGTTTCTTTTCATCGGAGGTGCTGGAGTTTGTGTAAAAGAGATCTTGATGACCCTAGCCATTGCATATAACTGGAACGTGTATCTCTTTATCCCTTTCACTTTTATAGAGGGTTGTTGTGGTAGCTGGGTGGCTCTGCTAGCGGTTACATTTTCCATGATGTCGGACATATCTTCGGGGCAGTCTAGATCTTTTCTCATTGCTGCTATAAGCTTTGTGCTTGGCGTGGGATTTTCTGTTGGTAGTTTTGTACCTGGCTATACAATTTCTGCCTTTGGCTACACCTATTCTATGGCGATTGCCTGTGGTATATGTTTTGTATCGGTGATTGGTATATGTCTTGTGCCGGAAACACTAGCTCCTACCAGCCACTCAACTCTACAGTTTCGTTTCCTTGActatttcaaagaaattattcagttttatataaaaaaggATGATTCGTCCGGGGACTCTAAGCGATGGAAATACATAATAAGTCTGTCAGCATTTTGCTTCGTTATGTTGGGAAGACTAGGCAGCTCAGCTTTTGAGCTACTTTATTTGATAGATTCACCGTTCTGTTTCAATCCTATTAAAATAAGCGTTTTCCAAACTCTAAAATCTGTTCTGTCGGAGGTCGTCATATTAATAGGAATAAAACTTCTGCAGAAGTGGTTCAGAGATGAGACAATTGCTCTCATCGGCACGATTTCATCTGTCGccttttacattttatttggaaCAGCGCCATCGGAATACTACCTTTATATAG CATCTGTGGTGGGCTCCTTTGGGATGAGCTCCATTCCAATGATCAGAGCTGTCATGTCTAAGATGACACCCGTCGACAAGCAAG GTACGCTGTTCGGAAGTATAGCGATTGTTGAGAACATTTGTAACCTCTCGGGCGCTGTACTTGGAGGAGCTATTTATTCAACCACTGTCTCCTTTTATCGAGGGATGGCTTACCTAATCCTTGCAGGATTCCTAGGCATTGCCTTTGTCTTACTTCT AATTCTGGTTGTGTTTGGTCATGAATGGCGTCAGAGGGACAATTATCAGCGCATACCTGAAA CTTCTAGAAGGAAGACTTGTGATGATGAAATATACAGCGTCTTCTAA